The following nucleotide sequence is from Chiroxiphia lanceolata isolate bChiLan1 chromosome 29, bChiLan1.pri, whole genome shotgun sequence.
TGCCCGTCGGCGGGGCGGCAGGGGCAGCACCGCTCCTCCGCATCCTGCTCCACCTCGGGGCCGTCCCCGTCCCCAAAGCGCGTGTCTGCGCTGCTGGTGGGCAGCTTCAGACCTGTGGGCAGCGacgggcagggctggcaggctGCCGGACCCCGGCTTAGGGGGAAAATCCCTGTCCCACTGGTGTCCTTGGCTGCTATACCCAACCTGTGTGCGCTGCCCTTGcctggcagccctgcctgccctgcctgccctgcctgccctcaccTTTGTGGCAGTAGTCGTTGATGTAGAGCTCCATGTCCTCggccagctgctgccacagcaccaGGTAGTAGGTGATGTTGCCGTTGCGCTGCGTGGGCGGCTTCCAGCGCACCACGATGTGGGAGGAGGAGTTGGACATGGAGATGACATCCCGGGGCACCGTCGGGGCTGGGTGGACACGGGGTGTCGGTCtttctttggggggggggtACCACGGGcatccccagccccctgccagccccttaCCCGCCGGCATGGTGCGGATGTAGACCACCTCGCTCTGTGCCCCGTAGTTGCGTCCCTCCTCGGCGGTGGTGAGGGTGATGGCACGGACGAAGATGGCATATTGGGTCCAGGGGCGGAGGTTAAGCAGGGCCACCCCTGGCTCCTGGTCACTGCTGAGTGGCAGATCCACGTCCAGCACgttccagctctgggccccACAGGCATCCTGCCCCACATACTCTGACACATTCTGGAAGGGTCTGTCCCACACTGGGCATCAGGGAAGGCCCTGGGACCCTTCCCAGCCACACAACTCCCTGGGGGTTCCAGCAGCCCACCAGGGCACAAGGACATCACAGGCTGGAGTCCCCATTCTCCACACTGGAACTCCCCACAGGTTTCTCCCCGGGGTCCACCCCTGGACACTGGGTCCCACCAGACACTGGTGACACCCCTGGGTGCCCCAGTCATGTGCCAGGTCCCCCCTTGGGTACTGAGGACCTCACCCATCCTGCCCCAGTACCCCCTTGGACAACCCTTCCCTGAGCCCTCTTATCCTGCTCCAGGATCACCCAGAACATGGacagcccaggacaccccaTTCTGCCCAAGGTTCATGCCCTGACATCAGGGACCCCCTCACCAGACATCCCTGTTCTGCCTCGGATCCTCACCCCAGACACAGGGGACACCCACGGACTCCCTGTCCTGGCTTGGGTTCCCACCACTGAGTCCCCCCCACAAGACTGTGGACGACCCCCCCAGTGGGGATGGTGACCACTTACGACTCCTTGTAGTAGACGATGAAGCTGAGGAGGTCCCGGTACTCGGGGGGCCGGTACCGCTCCCACTTGAGGAAGATGCGGTCGGACTCGGTGACGTTGGAGATGAAGTGCAGGGTCTGGGTCTTACCTGTGGAGCGGAGGCAGGGCTcgggcagggagggggtcaCGGCACTGCCGGTTGTCCCCATGCCCGTAACTCACAGGACGCCCGGTCCCCGTTGGTGCGGGGGTTGATCTCGGCCTTGTTCTGCCGCCCCTTGGTGCCCGTCACCTCCTCCATGCGGTAGATCTCGGCCAGGCACAGCTTGGGGTTGAAGGCAAAGTACATCTTGCccacagggatggagaggaCGTGGTGGCTccagtcccagagctgctgcaggttttGGTTGTCCAGGACGTACAGGGTGTAattcctgggggggggggaaggtgcaGGTGGAAGCGGTGGGCACGGGCACCCCCAGAGCCACACGTCCCCCCCCCACACGCCCTGTCCTCACCCGTCCACCATGGAGTCACCACGGATCAGCTTGAGGTTCTTGAAGAAGGACAAAGAGACGAGGGCAAAGGAGTGCTTGATCTTCAGGAAGCCCGTGATGGTCTCGATGAGccccaggctgctctgcagctccgAGGCCAGGTTATCTGGGGACAACCCACGGTGTGAGCTCAGGGAGGGAGGCACCCCCCCATTAATTCACTCCGCAAGGTAAAAGACCCCCTGccttcacccccagcccccacaGCTGTTCTCCCACCCGGGGCAGGTTGTGGGGGCCGGACGTGGCACTCACAGCCCCGGCGGATGTTGAGGATGAGGTTCCCCTCGATGAGGGTGCAGCCCACCAGCTCCTGCGCTGCCCGCGTCGAGTCGATGGTCTTGGTGCCCACCTTGCACTCCTTGGGACACAGGCCCTCGCACTTGTGGCAGAAGATGCTGCGGGCAGGACGACAGGGTACTGTGAGCTGGGCACTGTGCCACCCCCGTGCCCATGCTGGGGGCCACCGGGAACCCCCCCCACCTGCTCTCATTCCTGGTGTATCCCGAGGGACACTCGGAGAGGCACTGCCGCTGGTGGATGACGAACTTGGAGGCATCGCGGGCGTTGTCGGAGACCTTGCGGAGGCTGGCGCAGTACTCGGCGGTGACGCAGCGCCAGCCCTCGTACTCGTAGGTGCGGGGCGGGCACGAGGGCAGGCAGTGCCCGTTGAAGTGGAAGTGGCGGCAGGCGACGCAGGCCCGGCTGTCGCGGGGGcggctgcagccccccaggcaCTCGGCGTGGCAGCACTCGCCCGCCGCCGTGCACGCCGAGCCCGCGCCACACGGGCACACTGCGAGGGGAGACAGCGCCGTGGGCAGGGGAGACCCCCGGGCATGGACCCCAGCACGGCTGGGAATGGgttggaggagagggaagaagtgggaagggctgggggggctgatGACACCCTCTGGGTCTGGGGAGCAATGGGATGGAGGGTgggatggagagatggagaggtGTGGGGATGGAGGAATGGATGGTGGGAtgaagggagagaagaggagtgtggagatggatggagggatgaagGGATGCTGAGATGGGGGATGCAGAGATggtgggatggatggagggaagaggggagggagggagaaagagagggaggaatgCACTGATGGTGGcatgaaggaggaaggagggatggtgggatgaacggagggaagaggggagggagggagggagggagggaagaggtgtGTTGGGATGGATagaaggatggagggatgaaGTGATGCAGAGATCATGGGATGCAGAAATGGAGGGgtgaaaggagggagggagggagggaagaatgCATTGATGGTGGGACgaaggagggatggaaggatgtAGGGATGGATGCAGAGGTGGAGGGATGCAGGAATGGATGCAGAAATGGAAGGATGGCCAAGCAGTGGGTGGCCGGCCAGGCAGGTGGGTTGATGGGTGGTTGAGTGACCCGTGGGGATGGGCGGATGAGGGGCTGGACGGAGGGACAGCAGGACAGAAGGGTGGACGAGGGGAggctcagcctgtgctgagCCCCAGTTGAGCCCCAGCTGCCCGGAGCATCCGAGGCCAGGGCCACAGCCGAGGCTGCAGCCCCGATAAGGATCTGTGTTTATAGTACAGATTTTATTACCAGGTCTCCTGTTTACAGCAAACGAGCCCAGGAGGGGCCCGTATTTACCTCGCTGCTGGGAAAACACGGCAGCCAGGAGCTGGCCTGTCCTCCAGAGGATGATACAGCGCGGATCCGGTTACCCTGCCACGCTGCCGGCACAGCACGGGGGAGCCACAACCACGTGCCAGGGCCTGCAGCTCCACCAGCCatccccagtgccctcccagttTACCCCACAGTGCAAACCATCAGCGTCCCAGAAAAGCAGCCGGCACAGCCGAGCTCTGGGCCACTGGCACCCACCTTTCTGGCAGTAGCTGGAGGTCCAGCAGCGATAATCCAGCTGCCCGTTGACGCTGGTCTGCACACACGGCTTCTCCACGTCCAGGATGCCCGGGCAGACGTCGGCGCACTCCTCGGCCAGCTTGTTGCCGACGATGTAGGTGCTGTCCCCGATGtcgggcagcagcagcccccagtCGATGGTGGAGAGGTGGCAAAGCTCCTGGTTGCGTTCGATGCGGACGGAGCCGCGCAGGATGTGGCCCAGGCTGTGCAGCCCCACGTCCCGCAGGTGCGGCATCTCGAAGATGACCAGGGCGTAGCTGAAGAAGAGGTTGGTGCCGCGGATGACGGAGAGGTTGGGGAAGAGGTCCCGCAGGCTCTCCAGCCCGTAGACGCGGAAGAGGAGCAGGTACTCGGTGATCATGAGCAGGCGAGGGAAGCTGAGCCCCCGGAAGTCCTCAGCACCCGTGGTGAACATCAGCAGGATCTGCAGGTTGCCCTCGATGATGGAGCAGTTCTCCAGCTTCTGGAGCTGGGAGACGTCATTGCGGATATCCATGCTGCCGCAGACTGGGGTAGCAAGAGGGGGAACCTCATGGGCGGCAGGGACGGGGCAGCTGacccccacccccaccctgGGATCCCCCAGGGGGTGCTTGGCAGAGTTTAatatcccagcactgcctgtcaAACATGGCTGGAATTGGTTTGGGCAGCCGGGGAGACACGAGTGGTTGTGACAGGCAGCCGGCGCGCTGTGGCTCCCGGGGGCACAACGCGTCTGTCAGCGGGATGCTAACGAGGCCTGGCAGCCCTGGCGCCTGCCTTGCCCCATGGCAGCCCCAGGACCACGTCCCAGCCCCGCTGCCCACCCCAGGGGAAGCCGGCTGGGGTGTGCAGACAgctttccccttccctgagTTGTGGGACAGCCATGGGGGGCTCACGGCATGCGTGGACCCACAGTTACCCAGTGAGTCGTAGCTCCTGAAAGGTTGTTCCCATTAACTCCCCGGCAGTGCCCAGGCAGGTAACGGGGCACGCAAGGCTACCACAGGTGCCCATATGGCACAGCCTGGGCCACATTTGCTGTCCCAGGGCTTCTCCACCCAGGctcaggcagggagcaggagaacTGAGGCAGCACAagcccagcacctcctgcttCCCGGTCCCAGCAGGGATGCAAGAGCCAGGATGAGCAGAGAGCTTCCCACTGGCAGCATCCCCAGCCCAAAAGTGCTGTCCAGGTCCTGGAGGGGGTCGGGGTCGTGGTTCACCCCTTGTCTGGCCCAGCCAGCCTGGGCTGGCGGCTCATGGACATATCCTGTGACCTTGTGCCCGATggcatttttcccctctcagtaTCACCTGTTAACTGCTGGCACCGTGATCCCGTGGGcactgagctctggcagctgcctgtgccctcTCACCCCAGCACCACACCAGGGCTTGGCTCCTCGCTGGGagccctgtccccccccagTCAGGACAGCAGAGTCCTCTATCCTCCTGCAAAACCGGCCCTGGGTGCAGCACCGACCCTGGGGGTTACAGCCCCTGCTGCCACCGTCACCTCCCTGACCTTGCAAAGTCACcctgtgaggggacaggggtCCCCCGTGcccctgaggggacagggaggggacagggatccCAGGTGGGAGCTGGCACAGCGAGGTGTGTCCTCTGGGAAGCTCTCGGATGCTTCATCCCCCTCCTCCATcgctcccacccccccccagcacagcccctcagtgcttggggaaactgaggcacggctggcagggagaggggaaggcaggacaGACCGACAGACCCTCCTGGTGCCGCCGGCCATCCCCCGCGGTGGCTGTGCCCCCTCTCTACCGTGCCACCCCTCTCCGCCCTTTTCCACCCCAGCAGCCGTGCTGGGACCAGCGCTCTCAATTCCTGCGACAATTTCCCACCATCCCAGAGGGGCTGAGCAATCCCCGCCCCCGGCTCCAGCTGAGCCCCCCACCACGTTCCTCCctcaccccatcccagcagTGGGGGCGTGTGGGGGTCTCACACTCTGCCCCGTCTGCCTAAAACGAGGGGTCTGCAGCCGCGGGGGAAAACCGAGGCAGAGGGAGCACCCAAAGAGCTTTGCCTCAGGGTTTGGCTCTTGCAAAGCCCGGAGCACAGGTATCACCCCGcagcccccccccgccccccagaACTGTCCCCCCAGGCAAGCGCTCCACCCTCGCCCCTCTCCCGGCCACCCCCTCCCAGGCACTTACTTTCGGACGGGGCCCACAcggggggcagagggaggggacCAAGGACCAGCAGCATCACCCCCAGCCGCAGGGCACCCGGCGCCCTCGGCCCCATCCCCGAGCGAGACCCCCGGGGTCCCGTCCCTGTCCCACCTCGGGCGCTGCTGCACCGCGTCGGGTCCCACTCGCCGTGTCCGGCGGCACCTGGGGCACGCCGGGATTGGGGGGGGGCACGGCCCCTGCCCGGACCCTGCGGCCCCTTCACTTTTGTTTTCGGCTGCCGCACACAAAATATTTAGCCTGACAACTGCCAGGGCCAGGGCCGGGGCTTGTTTGGGAAATACAGAGGGGGAAAACAGGgcggcccccccgccccccgtgCTGGAGTGGGCGGGAAGGAAGGGCTgcctcctgcctcagtttccccagccGGAGCAGGAGGATCCAAGTTGGTCTGCCACGAGAGCAGCCAAGAACACATGGAGACacaccccccttcccccagagcagcacagaagggAAGGGACAACCCTCCCTCACAGGGTGGATCTGGGGGTGCCAAGACCTCTCGGCCCCCGGggtccccacagcccagcagccttacagtgaggaggaggaggaggaggaggaagctgcGGGCACTCGGCACTCGGCACCAGCTGGGTGTGACGACCCAGCCTTGAGGGGAAGGAGACGCAGGAGAagaggatggaggagggagcgatatttatttttctcactagGGCAAAGCAGGGAGGGGGGTCCGGGCCCTGGGGCAGCAACACCGGGGGGGTCAGGAGGGGGGTGCTGCTGTCCCAGTGACCCCCCGACACAATGGgcaactgggagcactggggccAGACAGTGCTCCTGCCTCCTGGGCTGAGGAGATGAGGGGACCCCCAAGGCTCCTCCCAGGGGGgctcctgttttctttcaggggggctcaggagctgcttctcTGCCGGCGCAGCAGCGCGATGGGGGggctgctctcctcctcctggtcGCTCTCACAGCAGcgctgggggcacagggggggctgggggcagggacaggactcCCCCCGGGGAGGGAACCCCCCCAGAGGAGAGGGTACCCCAGGTGGAGATAACCCCCTTTGCACAGCCACTGCACAGCACCCCCTCCAtttggggggggtcaggctccCAGatcccttctccccctccccagcccgtGTTGGGTGGGCTCTGGGGGGCTCCTGGGCGCTCACCAGCTCCTCATCCTCCTTGCTGAGGCCGCAGAGCAGCCGCGTGCGGCACAGCCGGTTGCAGGCGGACACCATGTTGTAGGAGagctggggggcaggagggaagggggtcCAGGTGGgggtccctccccagctctgccctcccccccacacctccacaCTGCAGACCCCCGAGAGGGAGCCAGCCTTGGGATGCAGCCCAGCCCGAGCTCCCCGGGGGCCTCAGGGGTGGTGGGATCCCCAGAGCTGGGAACCCCCTCACCTTCCACTTCCTCCGAGCGTTGAACTTGCGGAAGTTTCTCATGTTGATGGAGGAACGACTCCGGCTCAGCACCTGCTTCCTGctcaggggctgtgggggcgAGGACACGGCGCCATCACCGTGTCCCCACCTGCATTCCAGGGGTCCGGCACCcaccccctgcctgcccctctcACCTTGATCCAGGGGTGCACCAGGCACTCGGCCGCCGTCATGCGGTGCCTGCACAcagggggagggatgggatggggtggtCCCTCCCCCACCCATCCACCCGGGGGTGGGGAtgatggagatggggatgggggtggaggtggagatggggatgatggaagtGGAGATGGGGTGGGAGAGaaatggggatggggatgggatggagatggggatgggatggagatggggataatgggatggggatgggatagagatggggatggggatgggatggagatggggataatgggatggggatgggatggagatggggatggggatgggatggagatggggatggggatggggatggaatTGAGGCTAGGGATGACAGAGGTGGAGGTGGGGATGGAAATGAGAAGGAGGTGGAGACAGAGATGATGGGGCGGGGATGGCAGTGGAGATGGACATGGGGATGATGGAGGTGgagatgggatgagatggggaTGATGGAGATGGGGATGATAGAGATGGGAAGGAGATGAAATAGAGATGGGGatgatgggatgggatggagatggggatggaaTTGAGGGTAGGGATGATGGAGGTGGAGGTGGGGATGGAAATGAGAAGGAGGTAGAGACAGAGatgatgggatggggatggcagTGGAGAtggaatggggatggggatgatgAAGATGGGGATGGGCATGGGCatggggatgggaaggagaTGAAGGTAGATCtggtgggctgggctggggcctTACCCTGGCTCCttcaccagcagctgctggatgaaGTCCTTGGCCATCTCGGAGGTCCGGCTGAAGCAGCGCTCCTCGAACTCGTAGGCACCAGCCACAACGTTGGAGAGGGTCTCAGCATCTGTCTCACCCTGGAAGGGGGACAAGCCGCTGAGCCTGTGGGGACATGACAGAGCCACTGAATGCCAGGACGTCACTTGgccaccccagcacccccagtgtccctgtgcctcagtgtccccagcacagggagcactgCCCCACACTCACAGGATGTAGGTGATGACCCCGATGCTCCTGAAAGGCAGAAGTGGGTATCAGATGCTGCTCCCCCCGGGGCCCTCTCCATGCCCGTGGCACCCAGGGGggtccctccccacccaccaGCTCAGCCCGGTGCCCCCAGGTCCCGGCTCCTCACCACATGTCTGTCGCGGAGCTCAGCGGCTCATAATTGATCACTTCAGGAGCTGGGGGCGAACAGAGAGCCCGGGCAGGACATCAGAGGGGACAGCACCGTCCTGCTACCTCCCTCACTGCACACCAGAGGTCCCTTTGCCACACCCCCCAGGGACGTGCCAGCCCCTACCGATGTACTGGGGGGTCCCGCAGAGGCTTTTGAAGGTGACAccatcctccagctgctgggccAGCCCAAAGTCGATGATCTTGATCTGGGGCTTGGGGACgtccctctcctgcagcatgaTGTTCTCGGGCTGTGGGGACGtggtggggtgaggaggggatggcagggggtgcagcagcaccctggggagctgggcagggtgcGGCCAAGGCTCCGGAGGTGCCTGGCAGGGCAGATGCAGCCCCTGGATCCTCAGGGAGCAAGGACAGGGCGTCTCCGTGGGCACCTTGAGGTCGAGGTGGGCGATGAGGCGGGCGTGCAGGTACTCCACCCCGCGCAGGATCTGCCCCAGGAACTCGATGGCCTCCTCCTCCGACAGCGTCTCCTTCTCCGCGATGAAGTCGAAGAGCTCCCCCCCGGCGATCCTGCGCacggcggggcgggggcagcTCGGCCACCTCCGACACGGGGCACAAAAAGGGCTCTGtcccccgccccccgccccagGAGCCCACTCACAGCTCCAGGACGAGCACCACCTCGGCTCTGCTGGCGAACAGGTCGTGGAGCCGCATGATGTTGGGATGGTTGAGCTGGCGGAGGATGGCGACTTCCCGCTCCACCTGGGCCCGCTCCAGCCCCAGGCGGCTGCCCCAGCAGCGCCGCGTCTTCACAAATTTGGCGGCGTAGAAGGTGCCGGTGCCGCGCTCGCGGCAGCGCCTCACCACGCCAAAGTGCCCGCTGCGGCGAGAGGCCGGGCTGGGGCACGGCCAGGCTGACCCCAAAGCAGGGGAGGACCCAGGCGTCCGGACACCTCCGGGGCAGCTGGGacccctgcctgtgcccctcTCACCTGCCTGGATCCCTGCCCGTGCCCCTCTCACCTGCCTGGATCGGTGCCTACACCCTGCTCACCTGCCTAGACCTTCTCACCTGCCTGGATCCCTGCCTGCACTGTGCTCACCTGCCTGGACCCCACTCACCCACCTGCACTGCACTAACCTTTCTGGATCCCTACCTACATGGCACTTACCTGCCTTCATCTCACCTTTCTGTACCCCACTcacctgcctgctccctgctcaccTGTCTGGATCCCTGTCTGCACCGCTCTCACCTGCCTGCCTGGATTCCCACTCGCCTGCCCAGATCCCTGCTCACTTTCCCAGATCCCTGCTCACCTGCCTGGATCCCACTCACCTGCCTGGATCCCACTCACCTGCCTGGATTCCCACTCACCTGCCTGGATCCCACTCACCTGCCTGGATTCCCACTCACCTGCCTGGATTCCCACTCACCTGCCTGGATTCCCACTCACCTGcccagcttctccagcagctcatACAGGTCCTCCACGTTGCCCGGGCTTGGGGCAGCCTCCAGCCCCTCGCTCTCTGCAGCCCTCCCAGGCTCAGCCTCATCCTGTAGGGTGGCACCAGGACCCGGCTCAGCCGCCTGCCCAGGCTGTGGTGACGtgccagagctgggggtgcagggacCCCCATCCCACAGAGCGCCCCAACCCCCCCAGTACACACTGGGGGGATTCTCCAGTATCCAGCGACTgagtcctggccctgcccagttctcccagttctcccagttcCCATTAAACTCCCCAGCATGTG
It contains:
- the INSRR gene encoding insulin receptor-related protein; translation: MDIRNDVSQLQKLENCSIIEGNLQILLMFTTGAEDFRGLSFPRLLMITEYLLLFRVYGLESLRDLFPNLSVIRGTNLFFSYALVIFEMPHLRDVGLHSLGHILRGSVRIERNQELCHLSTIDWGLLLPDIGDSTYIVGNKLAEECADVCPGILDVEKPCVQTSVNGQLDYRCWTSSYCQKVCPCGAGSACTAAGECCHAECLGGCSRPRDSRACVACRHFHFNGHCLPSCPPRTYEYEGWRCVTAEYCASLRKVSDNARDASKFVIHQRQCLSECPSGYTRNESSIFCHKCEGLCPKECKVGTKTIDSTRAAQELVGCTLIEGNLILNIRRGYNLASELQSSLGLIETITGFLKIKHSFALVSLSFFKNLKLIRGDSMVDGNYTLYVLDNQNLQQLWDWSHHVLSIPVGKMYFAFNPKLCLAEIYRMEEVTGTKGRQNKAEINPRTNGDRASCKTQTLHFISNVTESDRIFLKWERYRPPEYRDLLSFIVYYKESPFQNVSEYVGQDACGAQSWNVLDVDLPLSSDQEPGVALLNLRPWTQYAIFVRAITLTTAEEGRNYGAQSEVVYIRTMPAAPTVPRDVISMSNSSSHIVVRWKPPTQRNGNITYYLVLWQQLAEDMELYINDYCHKGLKLPTSSADTRFGDGDGPEVEQDAEERCCPCRPADGQLRMEGEAESFQKKFENFLHNSITIPRPPWKVTSINKNPQRTPKQRRDVVAVTSPANASWAEPPAPSPARGEPKPRFQIFEDKVVRDRAVLSRLRHFTEYRIDIHACNHAAHTVGCSAATFVFARTMPELQADNIPGNVTWEPAGKNSVLLRWEEPKNPNGLILKYEIKYSRESEEVTTVVCVSRHRYSKYGGVHLALLQPGNYSAKVRATSLAGNGSWTGLVKFYILGPAEEESGSFYVLLTVTPVVLMVLISCLVVFVFFYNKKRSNDGYPSGTLYASVNPEYFSASDMYMPDEWEVSREKITVIRELGQGSFGMVYEGLALGLVTEGEETKVALKTVNELATMRERIEFLNEASVMKAFKCHHVVRLLGVVSQGQPALVIMELMTRGDLKSYLRSLRPEAENNPGLPPPSLKDMIQMAGEIADGMAYLNANKFVHRDLAARNCMVSEDFTVKIGDFGMTRDIYETDYYRKGGKGLLPVRWMSPEALKDGIFNTQSDVWSFGVVLWEIATLAEQPYQGMSNEQVLRFVMDNGVLERPENCPDKLHELMCLCWQQNPRQRPSFIQLLERIKDHMAPAFRTLSFFYSPENGHHGSAEPSDAETDPSAEEDEPPASPQPTRKDHSPGQLPNGMA
- the LOC116799720 gene encoding death-associated protein kinase 2-like; this encodes MAEGGQDGVLPEGGPGDAPDSTQDEAEPGRAAESEGLEAAPSPGNVEDLYELLEKLGSGHFGVVRRCRERGTGTFYAAKFVKTRRCWGSRLGLERAQVEREVAILRQLNHPNIMRLHDLFASRAEVVLVLELIAGGELFDFIAEKETLSEEEAIEFLGQILRGVEYLHARLIAHLDLKPENIMLQERDVPKPQIKIIDFGLAQQLEDGVTFKSLCGTPQYIAPEVINYEPLSSATDMWSIGVITYILLSGLSPFQGETDAETLSNVVAGAYEFEERCFSRTSEMAKDFIQQLLVKEPGHRMTAAECLVHPWIKPLSRKQVLSRSRSSINMRNFRKFNARRKWKLSYNMVSACNRLCRTRLLCGLSKEDEELRCCESDQEEESSPPIALLRRQRSSS